The genome window CGCACAGGAGGGGACGCCGCGCTGATGCCGACCACGCCGTTCATCGACGGTCGGGACTGATCAGCGCGGCTCGCTAAGCAGAAGGCGTACGGCACGCATGAGGCCAGGGTACCGCAGCCCCGGTGGGCATCGACCAGCGGCGTGTCAGCCACGCGATCCGGCCAAAAAAGTTGAACATTATTCAAAACTTACTTCGCGTAACAACCTCTAAGGGGCAACACAGATGTGAGATTGGCCCTTGATAACAGCGCAATAACTGAAACCTCGTACCGCTCGGTTTGGCACCACTTACAGTTCGACGACGGGACCGCTTTCCCGAACTGTTCGGAGTTGCCCCCATGAACCCTCGTCGCAGTAACAGCTCGCTGCCCCAGCCAGGCCGCTCGGCCTATGGGATAGCCACGGCTGCCGCTCTGCTGCTGATACCCGTAAGCGTTGTGGTCGGAGGTGACGCGTACCGGGAGTTCCTCGACTTCGGAGCGGGCGTTCTCTCGCTCGTCTCACTGACCCTCTCGGTGCTCTGGGGGCTCGTCGCCCAGGACCGCACCCTGCTCACCGTGCGCCAGCGGATCATCGGCCAGGCCGTCCACCGGACGACCGCCATCGCCTCGGTCGCGTTCCTCGTACTGCACGTCTCGGTGAAGCTGGCGCTGAACCACGTGTCCGCGATCGCCCTGTTCCCCTTCGCCCTCGGCGTGACGGGCACGGGAGCGCTCATCGGTTTCGGCGCGACCGCCGGCGCCATGATGATCTTCGTCGCCATCACCGGCGCGCTGCGCAGCAACTTCGCCTCCCCCGCGCCGGTCGCGGCACGCTGGCGCGCGATGCACATGATGGCCTACCCGGCCTGGTGCTTCGCCCTGGTGCACGGACTCTACGCGGGTCGCGAAGCCAAGCCGATCTTCGTCACCCTGTACTCCATCGGACTGGTCGCCGTCGCCGCGGCGCTGCTGCTGCGTGCCGCGCCCCGCTCGGTCAAGAACCAGGTGATCGAACAGATCACCGGCATCCTGGGCACCGGCGGCCAGCGTCCCCCCGAGGTCGACGGACTCATGCAGTCCCGTTCCGCCCTCCAGAGCGTGGACGAGCCCGGCGGACGCCGTGAGGGCGGCCGACGCGAAGGGGGACAGCGCGAAGGGGGACAGCGCGAAGGCGGACAGCGCGACCAGATGCGCGACACCGGCCAGTTCCCGCTGCCCGGCTTCGGCGGCGGACAGGGCAACCCCCCGCTCGGCGACCCCC of Streptomyces phaeolivaceus contains these proteins:
- a CDS encoding ferric reductase-like transmembrane domain-containing protein, translating into MNPRRSNSSLPQPGRSAYGIATAAALLLIPVSVVVGGDAYREFLDFGAGVLSLVSLTLSVLWGLVAQDRTLLTVRQRIIGQAVHRTTAIASVAFLVLHVSVKLALNHVSAIALFPFALGVTGTGALIGFGATAGAMMIFVAITGALRSNFASPAPVAARWRAMHMMAYPAWCFALVHGLYAGREAKPIFVTLYSIGLVAVAAALLLRAAPRSVKNQVIEQITGILGTGGQRPPEVDGLMQSRSALQSVDEPGGRREGGRREGGQREGGQREGGQRDQMRDTGQFPLPGFGGGQGNPPLGDPLVPPQRAGAAAADSGPGFAAAYRAVSMTPRAAEPTAPYLTQQQPPLDMQPTQAMPRMDDGSTTGSTRWPAPSPPPVGEAPPSSYDPMQDTFAGQPLGGQSFQGQAYPGQAYQGETYNTGANPVVSETSYGTAETNAPYGTYNPNDTYNSGPATDALSGYDDYNQPGSGEPWNAPSGGFK